The following proteins are co-located in the Nerophis lumbriciformis linkage group LG22, RoL_Nlum_v2.1, whole genome shotgun sequence genome:
- the LOC140679758 gene encoding hepatocyte growth factor-regulated tyrosine kinase substrate-like isoform X3, producing the protein MGKGGGSFERLLDKATSQLLLETDWESILQICDLIRQGDTQAKYAIAAIKKKLNDKNPHVALYALEVLESVVKNCGQTVHDEVASKVTMEELKDLLKKQTEPNVRNKILYLIQAWAHAFRNEPKYKVVQDTYQIMKVEGHVFPEFKESDAMFAAERAPDWVDAEECHRCRVQFGVMTRKHHCRACGQIFCGKCSSKYSTIPKFGIEKEVRVCEPCFELLNNHPTLSPPLRKAEGKAPPTSSAELPPEYLTSPLSQQSQMPPKRDEAALQEEEELQLAIALSQSEAEEKERMKQKNLYTVYPKADPTPITSSAPPVSTFYTSPVNSSAPSAEDVDPELARYLNRTYWEKKQEEARKSPTPSAPAPVPLAEPLSSISQPAETCVPVQPVSIVEQQYQNGESEENHEQFLKALQNAVTTFLNRMKSNHMRGRSITNDSAVLSLFQSINNMHPQLLDILNQLDEKRLYYEGLQDKLAQVRDARAALNALRDEHREKMRRAAEEAERQRQIQLAQKLEIMRQKKQEYLEMQRQLAIQRLQEQEKERQMRLEQQKHTIQMRAQMPAFSLPYAQMSLPPNVAGGVVYQPGAPPSYPGTFSPAGSVEGSPMHNIYMNQPGQTAPPQYQAMPTAATDPNMVNAYMYPPAGANGQPAPPPGQAPPTTSTPAYSNYQPTPTQGYQNVASQAQSMPPMSQAGPTNGMSYMGYQPYSMQNMITALPGQDPNMAQQQSYMSGQQPMYHQVAPPGGPQQPAPPPQQQQQQQQQQQQPPQVVAGSVEAQLISFD; encoded by the exons ATAAGGCCACGAGTCAGCTGCTGCTGGAAACCGACTGGGAATCCATTCTGCAAATCTGTGATCTCATTCGACAAGGAGACACACA GGCTAAATATGCAATCGCTGCCATTAAAAAGAAGTTGAACGACAAGAACCCACATGTGGCCCTCTATGCACTCGAG GTCCTTGAGTCCGTGGTGAAGAACTGTGGACAGACGGTTCATGATGAGGTGGCCAGTAAAGTGACGATGGAGGAATTAAAGGATCTGCTCAAG AAACAGACAGAACCAAATGTCCGAAACAAGATCCTCTACCTGATCCAGGCCTGGGCCCACGCCTTCCGCAATGAACCCAAGTACAAAGTGGTACAAGACACCTATCAGATCATGAAAGTGGAAG GTCACGTGTTTCCTGAGTTCAAGGAGAGTGATGCCATGTTTGCAGCCGAGCGT GCCCCAGACTGGGTTGATGCAGAGGAATGCCACCGGTGCAGAGTTCAATTTGGAGTTATGACGAGAAAG CACCACTGTCGAGCCTGCGGGCAGATTTTCTGCGGCAAGTGTTCGTCTAAGTATTCCACTATTCCCAAGTTTGGAATAGAGAAGGAGGTCCGCGTTTGTGAGCCTTGCTTTGAGCTGCTAAACAA CCACCCCACCCTCTCTCCTCCACTTAGGAAAGCTGAGGGCAAAGCTCCGCCCACCAGCTCTGCCGAGCTGCCACCCGAGTATCTGACCAGCCCGCTGTCACAGCAGTCGCAA ATGCCTCCAAAGAGAGATGAGGCAGCGCTGCAAGAGGAGGAAGAGCTCCAGCTGGCCATCGCCCTCTCCCAAAGCGAGGCGGAGGAGAAAGAGCGAATG AAACAGAAGAACTTGTACACCGTGTATCCCAAAGCTGACCCCACCCCGATCACTTCTTCCGCACCCCCAGTCAGCACCTTCTACACATCCCCTGTT AACTCCTCGGCTCCTTCAGCGGAAGATGTCGACCCTGAG CTGGCACGTTACCTCAATAGAACATATTGGGAGAAGAAGCAGGAAGAGGCTCGCAAAAGTCCCACCCCCTCAGCCCCTGCTCCTGTGCCATTGGCTGAGCCCCTGTCGTCCATCAGTCAGCCTGCAGAAACATGTGTCCCTGTGCAGCCAGTCAGTATAGTGGAG CAACAGTACCAGAACGGGGAATCCGAGGAAAACCACGagcagttccttaaggctctgcaaAACGCAGTCACCACCTTCCTCAACCGCATGAAGAGCAACCACATGCGCGGGCGCAGCATCACCAACGACAGCGCAGTCCTCTCCCTCTTTCAGTCCATCAACAACATGCACCCGCAGCTGCTGGACATACTTAACCAGCTGGACGAGAAGCGAc TGTATTACGAAGGGCTGCAGGACAAGCTGGCTCAAGTGCGCGACGCCAGGGCCGCCCTCAATGCCCTTCGGGATGAGCACAGAGAGAAAATGCGTCGTGCCGCAGAGGAGGCAGAGAGGCAAAGGCAGATCCAGCTGGCACAGAAACTGGAAATCATGAGACAGAAGAAGCAG GAATACTTGGAGATGCAAAGGCAACTGGCTATTCAGCGCTTGCAGGAGCAAGAAAAGGAACGGCAGATGCGTCTGGAGCAGCAGAAGCACACCATCCAGATGAGAGCTCAGATGCCTGCTTTCTCTCTGCCCTACGCGCAG ATGTCACTGCCACCGAACGTAGCAGGAGGGGTGGTGTACCAGCCTGGGGCTCCACCCAGCTACCCGGGCACCTTTAGTCCAGCTGGCTCGGTGGAGGGTTCACCTATGCACAACATCTATATGAACCAGCCCGGCCAGACTGCGCCACCACAGTATCAGGCCATGCCCACTGCTGCCACAG ATCCCAACATGGTTAATGCATACATGTATCCACCTGCTGGCGCCAATGGACAGCCCGCCCCTCCTCCTGGTCAAGCCCCGCCTACCACAAGTACACCGGCTTACTCCAACTACCAGCCCACTCCTACACAAGGCTACCAG AATGTGGCGTCGCAGGCCCAGAGCATGCCCCCCATGTCCCAGGCAGGCCCCACTAACGGTATGAGCTACATGGGCTACCAGCCGTACAGCATGCAGAATATGATCACGGCACTGCCGGGGCAGGACCCCAACATGGCCCAACAACAGTCGTACATGTCTGGTCAGCAGCCCATGTATCACCAG GTGGCCCCCCCTGGTGGGCCTCAGCAGCCTGCACCACCaccacagcagcagcagcagcagcagcagcagcagcagcaacccCCTCAGGTGGTGGCTGGCAGTGTGGAGGCGCAGCTCATCTCTTTTGACTGA
- the LOC140679758 gene encoding hepatocyte growth factor-regulated tyrosine kinase substrate-like isoform X1, producing MGKGGGSFERLLDKATSQLLLETDWESILQICDLIRQGDTQAKYAIAAIKKKLNDKNPHVALYALEVLESVVKNCGQTVHDEVASKVTMEELKDLLKKQTEPNVRNKILYLIQAWAHAFRNEPKYKVVQDTYQIMKVEGHVFPEFKESDAMFAAERAPDWVDAEECHRCRVQFGVMTRKHHCRACGQIFCGKCSSKYSTIPKFGIEKEVRVCEPCFELLNNHPTLSPPLRKAEGKAPPTSSAELPPEYLTSPLSQQSQAPQMPPKRDEAALQEEEELQLAIALSQSEAEEKERMKQKNLYTVYPKADPTPITSSAPPVSTFYTSPVNSSAPSAEDVDPELARYLNRTYWEKKQEEARKSPTPSAPAPVPLAEPLSSISQPAETCVPVQPVSIVEQQYQNGESEENHEQFLKALQNAVTTFLNRMKSNHMRGRSITNDSAVLSLFQSINNMHPQLLDILNQLDEKRLYYEGLQDKLAQVRDARAALNALRDEHREKMRRAAEEAERQRQIQLAQKLEIMRQKKQEYLEMQRQLAIQRLQEQEKERQMRLEQQKHTIQMRAQMPAFSLPYAQMSLPPNVAGGVVYQPGAPPSYPGTFSPAGSVEGSPMHNIYMNQPGQTAPPQYQAMPTAATDPNMVNAYMYPPAGANGQPAPPPGQAPPTTSTPAYSNYQPTPTQGYQNVASQAQSMPPMSQAGPTNGMSYMGYQPYSMQNMITALPGQDPNMAQQQSYMSGQQPMYHQVAPPGGPQQPAPPPQQQQQQQQQQQQPPQVVAGSVEAQLISFD from the exons ATAAGGCCACGAGTCAGCTGCTGCTGGAAACCGACTGGGAATCCATTCTGCAAATCTGTGATCTCATTCGACAAGGAGACACACA GGCTAAATATGCAATCGCTGCCATTAAAAAGAAGTTGAACGACAAGAACCCACATGTGGCCCTCTATGCACTCGAG GTCCTTGAGTCCGTGGTGAAGAACTGTGGACAGACGGTTCATGATGAGGTGGCCAGTAAAGTGACGATGGAGGAATTAAAGGATCTGCTCAAG AAACAGACAGAACCAAATGTCCGAAACAAGATCCTCTACCTGATCCAGGCCTGGGCCCACGCCTTCCGCAATGAACCCAAGTACAAAGTGGTACAAGACACCTATCAGATCATGAAAGTGGAAG GTCACGTGTTTCCTGAGTTCAAGGAGAGTGATGCCATGTTTGCAGCCGAGCGT GCCCCAGACTGGGTTGATGCAGAGGAATGCCACCGGTGCAGAGTTCAATTTGGAGTTATGACGAGAAAG CACCACTGTCGAGCCTGCGGGCAGATTTTCTGCGGCAAGTGTTCGTCTAAGTATTCCACTATTCCCAAGTTTGGAATAGAGAAGGAGGTCCGCGTTTGTGAGCCTTGCTTTGAGCTGCTAAACAA CCACCCCACCCTCTCTCCTCCACTTAGGAAAGCTGAGGGCAAAGCTCCGCCCACCAGCTCTGCCGAGCTGCCACCCGAGTATCTGACCAGCCCGCTGTCACAGCAGTCGCAA GCCCCCCAGATGCCTCCAAAGAGAGATGAGGCAGCGCTGCAAGAGGAGGAAGAGCTCCAGCTGGCCATCGCCCTCTCCCAAAGCGAGGCGGAGGAGAAAGAGCGAATG AAACAGAAGAACTTGTACACCGTGTATCCCAAAGCTGACCCCACCCCGATCACTTCTTCCGCACCCCCAGTCAGCACCTTCTACACATCCCCTGTT AACTCCTCGGCTCCTTCAGCGGAAGATGTCGACCCTGAG CTGGCACGTTACCTCAATAGAACATATTGGGAGAAGAAGCAGGAAGAGGCTCGCAAAAGTCCCACCCCCTCAGCCCCTGCTCCTGTGCCATTGGCTGAGCCCCTGTCGTCCATCAGTCAGCCTGCAGAAACATGTGTCCCTGTGCAGCCAGTCAGTATAGTGGAG CAACAGTACCAGAACGGGGAATCCGAGGAAAACCACGagcagttccttaaggctctgcaaAACGCAGTCACCACCTTCCTCAACCGCATGAAGAGCAACCACATGCGCGGGCGCAGCATCACCAACGACAGCGCAGTCCTCTCCCTCTTTCAGTCCATCAACAACATGCACCCGCAGCTGCTGGACATACTTAACCAGCTGGACGAGAAGCGAc TGTATTACGAAGGGCTGCAGGACAAGCTGGCTCAAGTGCGCGACGCCAGGGCCGCCCTCAATGCCCTTCGGGATGAGCACAGAGAGAAAATGCGTCGTGCCGCAGAGGAGGCAGAGAGGCAAAGGCAGATCCAGCTGGCACAGAAACTGGAAATCATGAGACAGAAGAAGCAG GAATACTTGGAGATGCAAAGGCAACTGGCTATTCAGCGCTTGCAGGAGCAAGAAAAGGAACGGCAGATGCGTCTGGAGCAGCAGAAGCACACCATCCAGATGAGAGCTCAGATGCCTGCTTTCTCTCTGCCCTACGCGCAG ATGTCACTGCCACCGAACGTAGCAGGAGGGGTGGTGTACCAGCCTGGGGCTCCACCCAGCTACCCGGGCACCTTTAGTCCAGCTGGCTCGGTGGAGGGTTCACCTATGCACAACATCTATATGAACCAGCCCGGCCAGACTGCGCCACCACAGTATCAGGCCATGCCCACTGCTGCCACAG ATCCCAACATGGTTAATGCATACATGTATCCACCTGCTGGCGCCAATGGACAGCCCGCCCCTCCTCCTGGTCAAGCCCCGCCTACCACAAGTACACCGGCTTACTCCAACTACCAGCCCACTCCTACACAAGGCTACCAG AATGTGGCGTCGCAGGCCCAGAGCATGCCCCCCATGTCCCAGGCAGGCCCCACTAACGGTATGAGCTACATGGGCTACCAGCCGTACAGCATGCAGAATATGATCACGGCACTGCCGGGGCAGGACCCCAACATGGCCCAACAACAGTCGTACATGTCTGGTCAGCAGCCCATGTATCACCAG GTGGCCCCCCCTGGTGGGCCTCAGCAGCCTGCACCACCaccacagcagcagcagcagcagcagcagcagcagcagcaacccCCTCAGGTGGTGGCTGGCAGTGTGGAGGCGCAGCTCATCTCTTTTGACTGA
- the LOC140679758 gene encoding hepatocyte growth factor-regulated tyrosine kinase substrate-like isoform X2, whose translation MGKGGGSFERLLDKATSQLLLETDWESILQICDLIRQGDTQAKYAIAAIKKKLNDKNPHVALYALEVLESVVKNCGQTVHDEVASKVTMEELKDLLKTEPNVRNKILYLIQAWAHAFRNEPKYKVVQDTYQIMKVEGHVFPEFKESDAMFAAERAPDWVDAEECHRCRVQFGVMTRKHHCRACGQIFCGKCSSKYSTIPKFGIEKEVRVCEPCFELLNNHPTLSPPLRKAEGKAPPTSSAELPPEYLTSPLSQQSQAPQMPPKRDEAALQEEEELQLAIALSQSEAEEKERMKQKNLYTVYPKADPTPITSSAPPVSTFYTSPVNSSAPSAEDVDPELARYLNRTYWEKKQEEARKSPTPSAPAPVPLAEPLSSISQPAETCVPVQPVSIVEQQYQNGESEENHEQFLKALQNAVTTFLNRMKSNHMRGRSITNDSAVLSLFQSINNMHPQLLDILNQLDEKRLYYEGLQDKLAQVRDARAALNALRDEHREKMRRAAEEAERQRQIQLAQKLEIMRQKKQEYLEMQRQLAIQRLQEQEKERQMRLEQQKHTIQMRAQMPAFSLPYAQMSLPPNVAGGVVYQPGAPPSYPGTFSPAGSVEGSPMHNIYMNQPGQTAPPQYQAMPTAATDPNMVNAYMYPPAGANGQPAPPPGQAPPTTSTPAYSNYQPTPTQGYQNVASQAQSMPPMSQAGPTNGMSYMGYQPYSMQNMITALPGQDPNMAQQQSYMSGQQPMYHQVAPPGGPQQPAPPPQQQQQQQQQQQQPPQVVAGSVEAQLISFD comes from the exons ATAAGGCCACGAGTCAGCTGCTGCTGGAAACCGACTGGGAATCCATTCTGCAAATCTGTGATCTCATTCGACAAGGAGACACACA GGCTAAATATGCAATCGCTGCCATTAAAAAGAAGTTGAACGACAAGAACCCACATGTGGCCCTCTATGCACTCGAG GTCCTTGAGTCCGTGGTGAAGAACTGTGGACAGACGGTTCATGATGAGGTGGCCAGTAAAGTGACGATGGAGGAATTAAAGGATCTGCTCAAG ACAGAACCAAATGTCCGAAACAAGATCCTCTACCTGATCCAGGCCTGGGCCCACGCCTTCCGCAATGAACCCAAGTACAAAGTGGTACAAGACACCTATCAGATCATGAAAGTGGAAG GTCACGTGTTTCCTGAGTTCAAGGAGAGTGATGCCATGTTTGCAGCCGAGCGT GCCCCAGACTGGGTTGATGCAGAGGAATGCCACCGGTGCAGAGTTCAATTTGGAGTTATGACGAGAAAG CACCACTGTCGAGCCTGCGGGCAGATTTTCTGCGGCAAGTGTTCGTCTAAGTATTCCACTATTCCCAAGTTTGGAATAGAGAAGGAGGTCCGCGTTTGTGAGCCTTGCTTTGAGCTGCTAAACAA CCACCCCACCCTCTCTCCTCCACTTAGGAAAGCTGAGGGCAAAGCTCCGCCCACCAGCTCTGCCGAGCTGCCACCCGAGTATCTGACCAGCCCGCTGTCACAGCAGTCGCAA GCCCCCCAGATGCCTCCAAAGAGAGATGAGGCAGCGCTGCAAGAGGAGGAAGAGCTCCAGCTGGCCATCGCCCTCTCCCAAAGCGAGGCGGAGGAGAAAGAGCGAATG AAACAGAAGAACTTGTACACCGTGTATCCCAAAGCTGACCCCACCCCGATCACTTCTTCCGCACCCCCAGTCAGCACCTTCTACACATCCCCTGTT AACTCCTCGGCTCCTTCAGCGGAAGATGTCGACCCTGAG CTGGCACGTTACCTCAATAGAACATATTGGGAGAAGAAGCAGGAAGAGGCTCGCAAAAGTCCCACCCCCTCAGCCCCTGCTCCTGTGCCATTGGCTGAGCCCCTGTCGTCCATCAGTCAGCCTGCAGAAACATGTGTCCCTGTGCAGCCAGTCAGTATAGTGGAG CAACAGTACCAGAACGGGGAATCCGAGGAAAACCACGagcagttccttaaggctctgcaaAACGCAGTCACCACCTTCCTCAACCGCATGAAGAGCAACCACATGCGCGGGCGCAGCATCACCAACGACAGCGCAGTCCTCTCCCTCTTTCAGTCCATCAACAACATGCACCCGCAGCTGCTGGACATACTTAACCAGCTGGACGAGAAGCGAc TGTATTACGAAGGGCTGCAGGACAAGCTGGCTCAAGTGCGCGACGCCAGGGCCGCCCTCAATGCCCTTCGGGATGAGCACAGAGAGAAAATGCGTCGTGCCGCAGAGGAGGCAGAGAGGCAAAGGCAGATCCAGCTGGCACAGAAACTGGAAATCATGAGACAGAAGAAGCAG GAATACTTGGAGATGCAAAGGCAACTGGCTATTCAGCGCTTGCAGGAGCAAGAAAAGGAACGGCAGATGCGTCTGGAGCAGCAGAAGCACACCATCCAGATGAGAGCTCAGATGCCTGCTTTCTCTCTGCCCTACGCGCAG ATGTCACTGCCACCGAACGTAGCAGGAGGGGTGGTGTACCAGCCTGGGGCTCCACCCAGCTACCCGGGCACCTTTAGTCCAGCTGGCTCGGTGGAGGGTTCACCTATGCACAACATCTATATGAACCAGCCCGGCCAGACTGCGCCACCACAGTATCAGGCCATGCCCACTGCTGCCACAG ATCCCAACATGGTTAATGCATACATGTATCCACCTGCTGGCGCCAATGGACAGCCCGCCCCTCCTCCTGGTCAAGCCCCGCCTACCACAAGTACACCGGCTTACTCCAACTACCAGCCCACTCCTACACAAGGCTACCAG AATGTGGCGTCGCAGGCCCAGAGCATGCCCCCCATGTCCCAGGCAGGCCCCACTAACGGTATGAGCTACATGGGCTACCAGCCGTACAGCATGCAGAATATGATCACGGCACTGCCGGGGCAGGACCCCAACATGGCCCAACAACAGTCGTACATGTCTGGTCAGCAGCCCATGTATCACCAG GTGGCCCCCCCTGGTGGGCCTCAGCAGCCTGCACCACCaccacagcagcagcagcagcagcagcagcagcagcagcaacccCCTCAGGTGGTGGCTGGCAGTGTGGAGGCGCAGCTCATCTCTTTTGACTGA